A genomic region of Populus nigra chromosome 11, ddPopNigr1.1, whole genome shotgun sequence contains the following coding sequences:
- the LOC133668352 gene encoding disease resistance protein RUN1-like isoform X2, with product MQKEKRKQSKDEENDSSSRKRRKADLTAMTEPESSRSRPEGAYDIFLSFRGEDTRKTFTDHLYTALVQAGIHTFRDDDELPRGEEISHHLLRAIQESKMSIVVFSKGYASSRWCLNELVEILKCKNGKTGQIVLPIFYDIDPSDVRKQTASFAEAFVKHEERSQEKLVKEWRKALEEAGNLSGWNLNDMANGHEAKFIKEIIKDVLNKLDPKYLYVPEHLVGMDRLARNIFDFLSTATDDVRIMGIHGMPGIGKTTIAKVVFNQLCYRFEGSCFLSNINETSKQFNGLALLQKQLLHDILKQDVANINYVDRGKVLIKERLCRKRVLVVADDVARQDQLNALMGERSWFGPGSRVIITTRDSSVLLKADQTYQIEELKPYESLQLFRWHALRDTKPTEDYIELSKDAVDYCGGLPLALEVMGACLSGKNRDGWKCVIEKLRRIPHHDIQGKLRISFDALDGEELQNAFLDIACFFIDRKKEYVAKVLGARCGYNPEVDLQTLHERSLIKVNAIGEITMHDLLRDMGREVVCKTSPKEPGKRTRIWNQEDAWNVLEQQKGTDVVEGLALDVRASEAKSLSAGSFAKMKCLNLLQINGAHLTGSFKLLSKELMWICWLQCPLKYLPSDFTLDNLAVLDIQYSNLKELWKGKKILNRLKILNLSHSQNLIKTPNLHSSSLEKLILEGCSSLVEVHQSIGNLTSLDFLNLEGCWRLKYLPESIANIKSLEILNISGCSQLEKLPERMGDMESLTELLADGIENEQFLSSIGQLKYVRRLSLRGYSSTPPSSSLISAGVLNWKRWLPTSFIEWILVKRLELSNSGLSDRATNCVDFRGLSALEFLDLDGNKFSSLPSGIGFLPKLEFLSVRACKYLVSIPDLPSSLDCLGAAYCKSLKRVRIPIEPKKELHIELDNSHLLEEIQGIEGLSNSFWYIRVDEDSHSPNKFSKSVVEAMCNGRHPYLIECIPGEMPKWLSYRGEGCSLSFHIPPVFHGLVLWFVCPLDHDYSRSRIIIIIRNKSNGIQLFECQQWYPPETLSPRTEGWISGWIRHISRSEMAMEDYCGDDELELYISSEPTENAVHIIKECGVHVIAGKSDSFEESEVGRDTVMPSPPSYYLLSHPHCGSITASTPKQWSDYLFAKLQGHSLSLTLDGKRRDNRK from the exons ATGCAGAAAGAAAAACGCAAGCAATCCAAAGATGAAGAAAACGATTCATCCTCgcgaaagagaagaaaagctgACCTCA CTGCCATGACAGAGCCAGAGTCTTCTCGATCTAGACCAGAAGGGGCCTATGATATCTTCTTGAGTTTTAGAGGAGAAGACACTCGCAAGACATTTACAGATCATCTATATACTGCCTTGGTCCAAGCAGGAATCCACACTTTTCGAGATGATGATGAACTTCCGAGAGGAGAAGAAATCTCGCATCATCTCCTCAGGGCAATTCAAGAATCAAAGATGTCCATAGTTGTCTTCTCAAAAGGATATGCTTCTTCTAGATGGTGTCTCAATGAACTAGTAGAGATTCTTAAGTGCAAAAATGGGAAAACCGGTCAGATTGTTCTTCCTATATTCTATGACATTGATCCTTCAGATGTGAGAAAACAGACTGCCAGTTTTGCAGAAGCATTTGTTAAACATGAAGAGCGTTCTCAAGAGAAGTTGGTGAAGGAGTGGAGAAAAGCTCTTGAGGAGGCTGGAAATCTATCTGGATGGAATCTCAATGATATGGCAAATGG GCATGAAGCAAAATTTATCAAAGAGATTATCAAGGATGTGCTGAATAAATTAGATCCCAAGTACTTATATGTTCCTGAGCACCTCGTAGGTATGGATCGGCTTGCTCGCAATATTTTTGACTTTCTAAGTACTGCAACAGATGATGTACGCATTATGGGCATACATGGGATGCCAGGAATAGGAAAGACAACTATAGCAAAAGTTGTATTTAATCAACTCTGCTATAGATTCGAGGGAAGCTGCTTTCTTTCGAATATCAAtgaaacatcaaaacaattcaatggTCTGGCTCTTTTACAAAAGCAACttcttcatgatattttaaaacaagatgTTGCTAACATCAATTATGTCGATAGAGGAAAGGTTCTGATCAAAGAGCGACTTTGTCGCAAAAGAGTTCTTGTTGTTGCTGATGATGTGGCTCGTCAGGACCAGCTAAATGCTTTGATGGGAGAGCGAAGTTGGTTTGGTCCCGGAAGTAGAGTGATTATTACAACAAGAGATTCTAGTGTTCTACTTAAAGCAGATCAAACATATCAGATCGAAGAATTGAAACCATATGAGTCCCTTCAGCTTTTCCGATGGCATGCCTTGAGGGACACAAAGCCAACAGAAGATTATATTGAGCTTTCGAAGGATGCAGTTGATTACTGTGGAGGACTTCCTTTAGCTCTTGAGGTTATGGGTGCTTGTCTGTCCGGGAAAAACAGAGATGGTTGGAAATGTGTAATTGAAAAATTGAGAAGAATTCCACACCACGATATTCAAGGAAAGCTTAGAATAAGTTTTGACGCACTGGACGGTGAAGAACTACAAAATGCATTCCTTGACATCGCTTGCTTCTTTATTGATAGAAAGAAAGAGTACGTCGCAAAAGTGCTAGGAGCCCGTTGCGGTTACAATCCAGAAGTTGATTTGCAAACTCTCCATGAAAGGTCTCTGATTAAAGTTAATGCCATTGGGGAGATAACCATGCATGATCTATTACGAGACATGGGAAGGGAGGTCGTTTGTAAAACGTCTCCAAAAGAACCTGGAAAGAGGACCAGAATTTGGAATCAAGAGGATGCATGGAATGTACTTGAGCAGCAGAAG ggTACGGATGTTGTAGAGGGTCTTGCACTGGATGTCAGAGCATCAGAAGCTAAATCACTTAGCGCAGGATCATTTGCAAAAATGAAATGTTTAAATTTACTCCAAATCAACGGAGCACATCTCACCGGATCCTTCAAACTGCTTTCTAAAGAGTTGATGTGGATTTGTTGGCTTCAATGTCCTTTGAAATATTTGCCATCTGATTTTACCTTGGACAATCTAGCTGTTCTTGATATACAGTATAGTAACCTCAAAGAACTATGGAAGGGAAAAAAG ATTCTCAACAGGCTAAAAATCCTTAATCTCAGTCATTCTCAGAATCTTATTAAAACACCAAACTTGCACAGTTCAAGTCTAGAGAAACTAATTCTGGAAGGTTGCTCGAGTTTAGTTGAGGTGCATCAATCAATTGGAAATTTGACGAGCCTCGATTTCTTGAATCTGGAGGGATGTTGGAGGCTGAAGTATCTCCCTGAAAGCATTGCCAATATAAAATCTCTTGAAATTCTGAATATTTCTGGATGTTCACAACTTGAGAAATTGCCAGAACGCATGGGTGACATGGAATCCTTAACTGAGCTACTAGCCGATGGGATTGAAAATGAGCAATTTCTCTCTTCAATTGGACAATTAAAGTATGTCAGGAGGTTATCATTGCGTGGATACAGTTCGACTCCACCAAGTTCTTCTTTGATTTCAGCAGGTGTTTTGAATTGGAAACGTTGGCTGCCAACATCTTTCATTGAATGGATATTAGTGAAACGTCTTGAGCTTTCTAATAGTGGTTTGTCTGATCGCGCAACTAACTGTGTTGATTTTAGGGGTTTGTCCGCTCTAGAGTTTTTGGATCTAGATGGAAACAAATTCTCTAGCCTGCCTTCTGGGATCGGCTTCCTCCCCAAGCTAGAGTTCTTGTCTGTTCGGGCATGCAAATATCTTGTATCAATCCCAGATCTTCCCTCAAGTTTAGACTGTTTGGGTGCAGCTTATTGCAAATCATTGAAAAGAGTAAGAATACCAATCGAGCCAAAAAAAGAACTACATATAGAACTAGATAACAGTCATTTGTTAGAAGAGATTCAGGGCATCGAAGGTCTAAGTAATAGCTTCTGGTATATTCGTGTTGATGAGGACAGTCATTCACCAAATAAATTCTCGAAGAGCGTTGTTGAG GCAATGTGCAACGGTCGTCACCCGTATCTTATTGAGTGCATTCCTGGTGAGATGCCAAAATGGTTGAGCTACAGGGGAGAAGGATGCTCATTGTCATTCCATATACCTCCAGTCTTCCATGGCTTAGTTCTTTGGTTTGTCTGTCCACTTGATCATGATTACTCACGGTCtcgcattattattattataagaaataaaagcaaCGGTATTCAATTGTTCGAATGTCAGCAATGGTATCCACCAGAAACTCTCTCACCAAGAACTGAGGGATGGATTTCGGGATGGATAAGACACATAAGTAGAAGTGAAATGGCAATGGAAGATTACTGTGGAGATGACGAATTGGAACTATACATTTCTTCAGAGCCAACAGAGAATGCGGTGCACATCATTAAAGAATGTGGGGTCCATGTGATCGCAGGGAAGTCAGATTCATTTGAAGAGTCGGAAGTGGGAAGAGATACAGTGATGCCTTCACCACCGTCATATTATCTACTTTCTCATCCCCATTGTGGTTCAATCACAGCGTCTACACCTAAGCAATGGAGTGACTATTTATTTGCGAAGCTGCAAGGACATAGCCTCAGTTTAACACTTGATG gGAAAAGAAGAGATAACCGGAAATGA
- the LOC133668352 gene encoding disease resistance protein RUN1-like isoform X1 gives MQKEKRKQSKDEENDSSSRKRRKADLSKPVSFVSTAAMTEPESSRSRPEGAYDIFLSFRGEDTRKTFTDHLYTALVQAGIHTFRDDDELPRGEEISHHLLRAIQESKMSIVVFSKGYASSRWCLNELVEILKCKNGKTGQIVLPIFYDIDPSDVRKQTASFAEAFVKHEERSQEKLVKEWRKALEEAGNLSGWNLNDMANGHEAKFIKEIIKDVLNKLDPKYLYVPEHLVGMDRLARNIFDFLSTATDDVRIMGIHGMPGIGKTTIAKVVFNQLCYRFEGSCFLSNINETSKQFNGLALLQKQLLHDILKQDVANINYVDRGKVLIKERLCRKRVLVVADDVARQDQLNALMGERSWFGPGSRVIITTRDSSVLLKADQTYQIEELKPYESLQLFRWHALRDTKPTEDYIELSKDAVDYCGGLPLALEVMGACLSGKNRDGWKCVIEKLRRIPHHDIQGKLRISFDALDGEELQNAFLDIACFFIDRKKEYVAKVLGARCGYNPEVDLQTLHERSLIKVNAIGEITMHDLLRDMGREVVCKTSPKEPGKRTRIWNQEDAWNVLEQQKGTDVVEGLALDVRASEAKSLSAGSFAKMKCLNLLQINGAHLTGSFKLLSKELMWICWLQCPLKYLPSDFTLDNLAVLDIQYSNLKELWKGKKILNRLKILNLSHSQNLIKTPNLHSSSLEKLILEGCSSLVEVHQSIGNLTSLDFLNLEGCWRLKYLPESIANIKSLEILNISGCSQLEKLPERMGDMESLTELLADGIENEQFLSSIGQLKYVRRLSLRGYSSTPPSSSLISAGVLNWKRWLPTSFIEWILVKRLELSNSGLSDRATNCVDFRGLSALEFLDLDGNKFSSLPSGIGFLPKLEFLSVRACKYLVSIPDLPSSLDCLGAAYCKSLKRVRIPIEPKKELHIELDNSHLLEEIQGIEGLSNSFWYIRVDEDSHSPNKFSKSVVEAMCNGRHPYLIECIPGEMPKWLSYRGEGCSLSFHIPPVFHGLVLWFVCPLDHDYSRSRIIIIIRNKSNGIQLFECQQWYPPETLSPRTEGWISGWIRHISRSEMAMEDYCGDDELELYISSEPTENAVHIIKECGVHVIAGKSDSFEESEVGRDTVMPSPPSYYLLSHPHCGSITASTPKQWSDYLFAKLQGHSLSLTLDGKRRDNRK, from the exons ATGCAGAAAGAAAAACGCAAGCAATCCAAAGATGAAGAAAACGATTCATCCTCgcgaaagagaagaaaagctgACCTCAGTAAGCCTGTCAGTTTTGTCTCCACAG CTGCCATGACAGAGCCAGAGTCTTCTCGATCTAGACCAGAAGGGGCCTATGATATCTTCTTGAGTTTTAGAGGAGAAGACACTCGCAAGACATTTACAGATCATCTATATACTGCCTTGGTCCAAGCAGGAATCCACACTTTTCGAGATGATGATGAACTTCCGAGAGGAGAAGAAATCTCGCATCATCTCCTCAGGGCAATTCAAGAATCAAAGATGTCCATAGTTGTCTTCTCAAAAGGATATGCTTCTTCTAGATGGTGTCTCAATGAACTAGTAGAGATTCTTAAGTGCAAAAATGGGAAAACCGGTCAGATTGTTCTTCCTATATTCTATGACATTGATCCTTCAGATGTGAGAAAACAGACTGCCAGTTTTGCAGAAGCATTTGTTAAACATGAAGAGCGTTCTCAAGAGAAGTTGGTGAAGGAGTGGAGAAAAGCTCTTGAGGAGGCTGGAAATCTATCTGGATGGAATCTCAATGATATGGCAAATGG GCATGAAGCAAAATTTATCAAAGAGATTATCAAGGATGTGCTGAATAAATTAGATCCCAAGTACTTATATGTTCCTGAGCACCTCGTAGGTATGGATCGGCTTGCTCGCAATATTTTTGACTTTCTAAGTACTGCAACAGATGATGTACGCATTATGGGCATACATGGGATGCCAGGAATAGGAAAGACAACTATAGCAAAAGTTGTATTTAATCAACTCTGCTATAGATTCGAGGGAAGCTGCTTTCTTTCGAATATCAAtgaaacatcaaaacaattcaatggTCTGGCTCTTTTACAAAAGCAACttcttcatgatattttaaaacaagatgTTGCTAACATCAATTATGTCGATAGAGGAAAGGTTCTGATCAAAGAGCGACTTTGTCGCAAAAGAGTTCTTGTTGTTGCTGATGATGTGGCTCGTCAGGACCAGCTAAATGCTTTGATGGGAGAGCGAAGTTGGTTTGGTCCCGGAAGTAGAGTGATTATTACAACAAGAGATTCTAGTGTTCTACTTAAAGCAGATCAAACATATCAGATCGAAGAATTGAAACCATATGAGTCCCTTCAGCTTTTCCGATGGCATGCCTTGAGGGACACAAAGCCAACAGAAGATTATATTGAGCTTTCGAAGGATGCAGTTGATTACTGTGGAGGACTTCCTTTAGCTCTTGAGGTTATGGGTGCTTGTCTGTCCGGGAAAAACAGAGATGGTTGGAAATGTGTAATTGAAAAATTGAGAAGAATTCCACACCACGATATTCAAGGAAAGCTTAGAATAAGTTTTGACGCACTGGACGGTGAAGAACTACAAAATGCATTCCTTGACATCGCTTGCTTCTTTATTGATAGAAAGAAAGAGTACGTCGCAAAAGTGCTAGGAGCCCGTTGCGGTTACAATCCAGAAGTTGATTTGCAAACTCTCCATGAAAGGTCTCTGATTAAAGTTAATGCCATTGGGGAGATAACCATGCATGATCTATTACGAGACATGGGAAGGGAGGTCGTTTGTAAAACGTCTCCAAAAGAACCTGGAAAGAGGACCAGAATTTGGAATCAAGAGGATGCATGGAATGTACTTGAGCAGCAGAAG ggTACGGATGTTGTAGAGGGTCTTGCACTGGATGTCAGAGCATCAGAAGCTAAATCACTTAGCGCAGGATCATTTGCAAAAATGAAATGTTTAAATTTACTCCAAATCAACGGAGCACATCTCACCGGATCCTTCAAACTGCTTTCTAAAGAGTTGATGTGGATTTGTTGGCTTCAATGTCCTTTGAAATATTTGCCATCTGATTTTACCTTGGACAATCTAGCTGTTCTTGATATACAGTATAGTAACCTCAAAGAACTATGGAAGGGAAAAAAG ATTCTCAACAGGCTAAAAATCCTTAATCTCAGTCATTCTCAGAATCTTATTAAAACACCAAACTTGCACAGTTCAAGTCTAGAGAAACTAATTCTGGAAGGTTGCTCGAGTTTAGTTGAGGTGCATCAATCAATTGGAAATTTGACGAGCCTCGATTTCTTGAATCTGGAGGGATGTTGGAGGCTGAAGTATCTCCCTGAAAGCATTGCCAATATAAAATCTCTTGAAATTCTGAATATTTCTGGATGTTCACAACTTGAGAAATTGCCAGAACGCATGGGTGACATGGAATCCTTAACTGAGCTACTAGCCGATGGGATTGAAAATGAGCAATTTCTCTCTTCAATTGGACAATTAAAGTATGTCAGGAGGTTATCATTGCGTGGATACAGTTCGACTCCACCAAGTTCTTCTTTGATTTCAGCAGGTGTTTTGAATTGGAAACGTTGGCTGCCAACATCTTTCATTGAATGGATATTAGTGAAACGTCTTGAGCTTTCTAATAGTGGTTTGTCTGATCGCGCAACTAACTGTGTTGATTTTAGGGGTTTGTCCGCTCTAGAGTTTTTGGATCTAGATGGAAACAAATTCTCTAGCCTGCCTTCTGGGATCGGCTTCCTCCCCAAGCTAGAGTTCTTGTCTGTTCGGGCATGCAAATATCTTGTATCAATCCCAGATCTTCCCTCAAGTTTAGACTGTTTGGGTGCAGCTTATTGCAAATCATTGAAAAGAGTAAGAATACCAATCGAGCCAAAAAAAGAACTACATATAGAACTAGATAACAGTCATTTGTTAGAAGAGATTCAGGGCATCGAAGGTCTAAGTAATAGCTTCTGGTATATTCGTGTTGATGAGGACAGTCATTCACCAAATAAATTCTCGAAGAGCGTTGTTGAG GCAATGTGCAACGGTCGTCACCCGTATCTTATTGAGTGCATTCCTGGTGAGATGCCAAAATGGTTGAGCTACAGGGGAGAAGGATGCTCATTGTCATTCCATATACCTCCAGTCTTCCATGGCTTAGTTCTTTGGTTTGTCTGTCCACTTGATCATGATTACTCACGGTCtcgcattattattattataagaaataaaagcaaCGGTATTCAATTGTTCGAATGTCAGCAATGGTATCCACCAGAAACTCTCTCACCAAGAACTGAGGGATGGATTTCGGGATGGATAAGACACATAAGTAGAAGTGAAATGGCAATGGAAGATTACTGTGGAGATGACGAATTGGAACTATACATTTCTTCAGAGCCAACAGAGAATGCGGTGCACATCATTAAAGAATGTGGGGTCCATGTGATCGCAGGGAAGTCAGATTCATTTGAAGAGTCGGAAGTGGGAAGAGATACAGTGATGCCTTCACCACCGTCATATTATCTACTTTCTCATCCCCATTGTGGTTCAATCACAGCGTCTACACCTAAGCAATGGAGTGACTATTTATTTGCGAAGCTGCAAGGACATAGCCTCAGTTTAACACTTGATG gGAAAAGAAGAGATAACCGGAAATGA
- the LOC133668352 gene encoding disease resistance protein RUN1-like isoform X4 produces MTEPESSRSRPEGAYDIFLSFRGEDTRKTFTDHLYTALVQAGIHTFRDDDELPRGEEISHHLLRAIQESKMSIVVFSKGYASSRWCLNELVEILKCKNGKTGQIVLPIFYDIDPSDVRKQTASFAEAFVKHEERSQEKLVKEWRKALEEAGNLSGWNLNDMANGHEAKFIKEIIKDVLNKLDPKYLYVPEHLVGMDRLARNIFDFLSTATDDVRIMGIHGMPGIGKTTIAKVVFNQLCYRFEGSCFLSNINETSKQFNGLALLQKQLLHDILKQDVANINYVDRGKVLIKERLCRKRVLVVADDVARQDQLNALMGERSWFGPGSRVIITTRDSSVLLKADQTYQIEELKPYESLQLFRWHALRDTKPTEDYIELSKDAVDYCGGLPLALEVMGACLSGKNRDGWKCVIEKLRRIPHHDIQGKLRISFDALDGEELQNAFLDIACFFIDRKKEYVAKVLGARCGYNPEVDLQTLHERSLIKVNAIGEITMHDLLRDMGREVVCKTSPKEPGKRTRIWNQEDAWNVLEQQKGTDVVEGLALDVRASEAKSLSAGSFAKMKCLNLLQINGAHLTGSFKLLSKELMWICWLQCPLKYLPSDFTLDNLAVLDIQYSNLKELWKGKKILNRLKILNLSHSQNLIKTPNLHSSSLEKLILEGCSSLVEVHQSIGNLTSLDFLNLEGCWRLKYLPESIANIKSLEILNISGCSQLEKLPERMGDMESLTELLADGIENEQFLSSIGQLKYVRRLSLRGYSSTPPSSSLISAGVLNWKRWLPTSFIEWILVKRLELSNSGLSDRATNCVDFRGLSALEFLDLDGNKFSSLPSGIGFLPKLEFLSVRACKYLVSIPDLPSSLDCLGAAYCKSLKRVRIPIEPKKELHIELDNSHLLEEIQGIEGLSNSFWYIRVDEDSHSPNKFSKSVVEAMCNGRHPYLIECIPGEMPKWLSYRGEGCSLSFHIPPVFHGLVLWFVCPLDHDYSRSRIIIIIRNKSNGIQLFECQQWYPPETLSPRTEGWISGWIRHISRSEMAMEDYCGDDELELYISSEPTENAVHIIKECGVHVIAGKSDSFEESEVGRDTVMPSPPSYYLLSHPHCGSITASTPKQWSDYLFAKLQGHSLSLTLDGKRRDNRK; encoded by the exons ATGACAGAGCCAGAGTCTTCTCGATCTAGACCAGAAGGGGCCTATGATATCTTCTTGAGTTTTAGAGGAGAAGACACTCGCAAGACATTTACAGATCATCTATATACTGCCTTGGTCCAAGCAGGAATCCACACTTTTCGAGATGATGATGAACTTCCGAGAGGAGAAGAAATCTCGCATCATCTCCTCAGGGCAATTCAAGAATCAAAGATGTCCATAGTTGTCTTCTCAAAAGGATATGCTTCTTCTAGATGGTGTCTCAATGAACTAGTAGAGATTCTTAAGTGCAAAAATGGGAAAACCGGTCAGATTGTTCTTCCTATATTCTATGACATTGATCCTTCAGATGTGAGAAAACAGACTGCCAGTTTTGCAGAAGCATTTGTTAAACATGAAGAGCGTTCTCAAGAGAAGTTGGTGAAGGAGTGGAGAAAAGCTCTTGAGGAGGCTGGAAATCTATCTGGATGGAATCTCAATGATATGGCAAATGG GCATGAAGCAAAATTTATCAAAGAGATTATCAAGGATGTGCTGAATAAATTAGATCCCAAGTACTTATATGTTCCTGAGCACCTCGTAGGTATGGATCGGCTTGCTCGCAATATTTTTGACTTTCTAAGTACTGCAACAGATGATGTACGCATTATGGGCATACATGGGATGCCAGGAATAGGAAAGACAACTATAGCAAAAGTTGTATTTAATCAACTCTGCTATAGATTCGAGGGAAGCTGCTTTCTTTCGAATATCAAtgaaacatcaaaacaattcaatggTCTGGCTCTTTTACAAAAGCAACttcttcatgatattttaaaacaagatgTTGCTAACATCAATTATGTCGATAGAGGAAAGGTTCTGATCAAAGAGCGACTTTGTCGCAAAAGAGTTCTTGTTGTTGCTGATGATGTGGCTCGTCAGGACCAGCTAAATGCTTTGATGGGAGAGCGAAGTTGGTTTGGTCCCGGAAGTAGAGTGATTATTACAACAAGAGATTCTAGTGTTCTACTTAAAGCAGATCAAACATATCAGATCGAAGAATTGAAACCATATGAGTCCCTTCAGCTTTTCCGATGGCATGCCTTGAGGGACACAAAGCCAACAGAAGATTATATTGAGCTTTCGAAGGATGCAGTTGATTACTGTGGAGGACTTCCTTTAGCTCTTGAGGTTATGGGTGCTTGTCTGTCCGGGAAAAACAGAGATGGTTGGAAATGTGTAATTGAAAAATTGAGAAGAATTCCACACCACGATATTCAAGGAAAGCTTAGAATAAGTTTTGACGCACTGGACGGTGAAGAACTACAAAATGCATTCCTTGACATCGCTTGCTTCTTTATTGATAGAAAGAAAGAGTACGTCGCAAAAGTGCTAGGAGCCCGTTGCGGTTACAATCCAGAAGTTGATTTGCAAACTCTCCATGAAAGGTCTCTGATTAAAGTTAATGCCATTGGGGAGATAACCATGCATGATCTATTACGAGACATGGGAAGGGAGGTCGTTTGTAAAACGTCTCCAAAAGAACCTGGAAAGAGGACCAGAATTTGGAATCAAGAGGATGCATGGAATGTACTTGAGCAGCAGAAG ggTACGGATGTTGTAGAGGGTCTTGCACTGGATGTCAGAGCATCAGAAGCTAAATCACTTAGCGCAGGATCATTTGCAAAAATGAAATGTTTAAATTTACTCCAAATCAACGGAGCACATCTCACCGGATCCTTCAAACTGCTTTCTAAAGAGTTGATGTGGATTTGTTGGCTTCAATGTCCTTTGAAATATTTGCCATCTGATTTTACCTTGGACAATCTAGCTGTTCTTGATATACAGTATAGTAACCTCAAAGAACTATGGAAGGGAAAAAAG ATTCTCAACAGGCTAAAAATCCTTAATCTCAGTCATTCTCAGAATCTTATTAAAACACCAAACTTGCACAGTTCAAGTCTAGAGAAACTAATTCTGGAAGGTTGCTCGAGTTTAGTTGAGGTGCATCAATCAATTGGAAATTTGACGAGCCTCGATTTCTTGAATCTGGAGGGATGTTGGAGGCTGAAGTATCTCCCTGAAAGCATTGCCAATATAAAATCTCTTGAAATTCTGAATATTTCTGGATGTTCACAACTTGAGAAATTGCCAGAACGCATGGGTGACATGGAATCCTTAACTGAGCTACTAGCCGATGGGATTGAAAATGAGCAATTTCTCTCTTCAATTGGACAATTAAAGTATGTCAGGAGGTTATCATTGCGTGGATACAGTTCGACTCCACCAAGTTCTTCTTTGATTTCAGCAGGTGTTTTGAATTGGAAACGTTGGCTGCCAACATCTTTCATTGAATGGATATTAGTGAAACGTCTTGAGCTTTCTAATAGTGGTTTGTCTGATCGCGCAACTAACTGTGTTGATTTTAGGGGTTTGTCCGCTCTAGAGTTTTTGGATCTAGATGGAAACAAATTCTCTAGCCTGCCTTCTGGGATCGGCTTCCTCCCCAAGCTAGAGTTCTTGTCTGTTCGGGCATGCAAATATCTTGTATCAATCCCAGATCTTCCCTCAAGTTTAGACTGTTTGGGTGCAGCTTATTGCAAATCATTGAAAAGAGTAAGAATACCAATCGAGCCAAAAAAAGAACTACATATAGAACTAGATAACAGTCATTTGTTAGAAGAGATTCAGGGCATCGAAGGTCTAAGTAATAGCTTCTGGTATATTCGTGTTGATGAGGACAGTCATTCACCAAATAAATTCTCGAAGAGCGTTGTTGAG GCAATGTGCAACGGTCGTCACCCGTATCTTATTGAGTGCATTCCTGGTGAGATGCCAAAATGGTTGAGCTACAGGGGAGAAGGATGCTCATTGTCATTCCATATACCTCCAGTCTTCCATGGCTTAGTTCTTTGGTTTGTCTGTCCACTTGATCATGATTACTCACGGTCtcgcattattattattataagaaataaaagcaaCGGTATTCAATTGTTCGAATGTCAGCAATGGTATCCACCAGAAACTCTCTCACCAAGAACTGAGGGATGGATTTCGGGATGGATAAGACACATAAGTAGAAGTGAAATGGCAATGGAAGATTACTGTGGAGATGACGAATTGGAACTATACATTTCTTCAGAGCCAACAGAGAATGCGGTGCACATCATTAAAGAATGTGGGGTCCATGTGATCGCAGGGAAGTCAGATTCATTTGAAGAGTCGGAAGTGGGAAGAGATACAGTGATGCCTTCACCACCGTCATATTATCTACTTTCTCATCCCCATTGTGGTTCAATCACAGCGTCTACACCTAAGCAATGGAGTGACTATTTATTTGCGAAGCTGCAAGGACATAGCCTCAGTTTAACACTTGATG gGAAAAGAAGAGATAACCGGAAATGA